Genomic segment of Populus nigra chromosome 14, ddPopNigr1.1, whole genome shotgun sequence:
TAAAATGCGACACCCCCTTTAACTTCTGGTCCTAGCATAGATagttcttaaaataaataattcaaggcCAATAGTCCCTGAAATAAAAGTGGGAATCTTGATCGTATCCTTTCATAACTAAACATGGGTTTCTGTCCAATTATTGTCACTCAAAACATATCAGAAGCTTGTGTGTGTAGTGATATTCCTCTAATTCTTGTGGTGGACACATGACAAACATTTATTGGAACAACGTTGGTCATAATTAACCATCGACAAAAGATttgaaaatcctttttttttcgcCAAAATAAATGTActtaacattttaattaaacaaatttatcAAAAGGAAACAGGTCGTCAGTCCCCCAAAAGAGAAGAATAACACGGTCAAGTCATATAATCGTCTCCCAATGCAGGGAGCTACACAAAAAGTCTCTTCTCAGTTCTCCCAGCAGCTCCAGTACagaacagaagaagaaaagtagCCTCACAATTTGCAGCTCGAGGCTTCATCTTGGAAGCTATAAATCTGTCACAATGTAGAAAGACTATGCTAGAGGTGTTGATAAAACTGGACTGTACCTCACTAGTCCTCTGATTTAGTGTCCCCTTCTGGTTGCGTCTGAAATGTTGTCTTTTCCAAGTATTCTTCTTCAATGGTTTCTTTTAGAATGAACAGCCTTTGTATAATTACGGGCTGAGACATCTGCTTGGCTTCCTTAATGTCAGTGTCCTCCTTATTGAGATGGTATGCATCGAGCATTATCTTAATCCATTTGTGCAGCTCCTTGGGAGTCCTACACAGCAACAAAGAGGTGTTAAAGGATGTTATACACTAAACCAATACCTGAATCTCTTGAATCACAAGAGAATATGAAGCTCTTACGTGTATAAAGCATAAGGATCCTTGGCTTCATGGTCATCACCCGGAGAGAATGCTATTGCCAATGCTGAGAACCGCTCTTCAGGATCTGCGATGTTCAGCAAGTGCTTGAGGAGCTTTATTTCTTTTGGGGCAATGCTCCTAAGACTGCTCTTCATGGCTTTGTATAAACTATACATTATATCTTTGACCTGAAATCAGAGTCTATGGCATTAAGCTGACAGTGGCTAGTGTAGCACAGGAAACTCATGAATGTAATGGAAAGAATGCTGTAAAGATTCAAGAGAAGTCATGGAAATGCAGCACTCTTATTCCGTGTCATTTAATGCTTCAATAGTTCTAGACTACACATAATAATCCATGATAGTTAGCATGCCTGCATAACACTCAGTGGAGGCCACAAAAGGAGGAAATATTGTTTGAAGATACTGAAATTGCAAACAGAATTAACCCTGTAGGGTTGGCTATTGGTTACGGCTTGCTTGGGTTGTGTGGATTAGGCACACGTGTTAGGTTTGCTTCCCACCACTGCCAGGTGCAAACAATTCCTTTTTTATATCATGTCAGTGGACTTTGGTCCATGATTTACCAGGTACATGTGGATAGACCAGTTTGCATGTATCCAGAGTATTAGTCAAGCCAAATTGCTCAGATACCttcatcatcaaataaaaaatacaaacatgaATTGATTAGTTCAGTTTCTTATCCATCTTCTTCTGGAAATATACAATTCTAAGTAGTTACGCAAAAGATCCTCAATACAAGGTTCACACAGATTTTACCTCATTTTTCACACTAGTGGATTCTTTTGCTGCCGCCCAAGCACTATTTATTAATAGGATCAAGGAAGAGTCAAGTTCCTTTGCCTTGGCTAGGCTTTTAATCTTTTCACATGCTGCATCCACTGAAGAAGAGTTAAGGATATCATCAAATTTGGCTTGGGCAGCATCTAATGTCTCCAAACTCTCCAATGCATTATCAAAAGCACTGACAGCAGACATGCATTTAGCCACTAGCCTAGCTACTCCTGTTCAAACCACCAGACAATCACGTTAGATGATTGACTTCAAGCAAGAAACACGAGCTCATTATTCTTCCGCTAAACTAATCATAGCCCTCAAACGAAGTTTGGTAGGCATTTACTCATGATTTCCACTCTGGTTCACATATTATAAGCCCATTATTATGCTTGTCAAGGTGCTATAACCTTTACCTTTTGTACCAAATGTTCTATCATTCTATGTACTCTTTACTTTGGAACATCCGTAATTCTTAGTTATTTGGTTTTGTATCTCTGAACAACTCCAGGATAtgtcatttcattaattaatccaTTCTctcaattcatgaaaaaaaaaattatattagaaaacataaaaaaaaaaaataaaagcttgatgcaatcactttattttttaatcattctcaCAGCAACAGGACAAGTAAGGTGGTCAGATTGGAATTATTCTGAATGACTTGAGTATAATAGAGTCATATAGattggaaaggaaaagaaacgaCAAGGCGGATATAGTTCAGATTATTTTGGTTACTATTCTAACTCGTTGCATTAATTTGAGATTacattcaaaacaaattcaagctaGGCCTCATTCTCTGGTAAATAACTACGGTCTCTGTTTACTCTAAAAACATATAGGCTAACAACAGCATCCTCAAAATGACCAACATTTCAGTATTTATGTGCATATATAAGAGTTCTGTTAGCATATGATCAAACAATCCTAGCAAAAAAGGGATTCTCACGAACCATGCAATTTAGTGTAAAAAAATGTGCACAatccatcaaaataatacacaTCCCAAGTGCTCTCGTAATTACCATCACGGTCCTCCAAGCTGTCACAAGTTTCTGAAAGAAGAGCAAGGTAACGAAAGAAGTCCCCAGTAAAATCCTTGCGCCGTTTTGCAACAATTGCATTGAGGTCAGTTGGGTTATCTTGAATCTCCTTGAGAAGTTTATCATGTTTTTCCATATCTTCATCAATCTGCAATGTTTATTCCTTAGTACACCACAATCCAAAGAGTCTCTAAACCCAAAGGAGTACATAATATATACATTTATCCAACTCTTAACCTTTTATACActcatttaaaagaaatcagATAGAAACAGAAGCAAAACCAGATTTCCCAATTGCATATTTCTCTTTTTaagacacaaaaacaaaaaaatcttcttttccccctaaaattcagaatattttattatcaaaacacACCACGTAGGAAACAACAATCCTGGGAAACAAATCAAgaacaacataaataataacACATATCAATTTCCTTTGTTTTACTAAATTTTTCCAAGTAACAGGAAGAAGAGGTGAAAAATGATAGATGCATCATTATTTTACCTTGTTAACTTTAGAGGCAAGTGAAATTAACCTTTGCTTCATAGTTGGATCAGTCTCTCTATCTGCTCTTGTTTTGCACCTAGTGTAGAAACTTTCCTTGTACTTATTCCACTCTTCCCTAAACACCAAATACTTTCTCCATTCCTTAACTCTAGGCTTCTCATTCAAAAACACATCAATTACCTTATCACAAAATTGGGTCATACTGTACCCTTCTGCAACTTCCACTTCCACTTCCACAGGCACTTCAGCATTTGCTATGCTACTATTTGCTTTAAAACCTGACACAAaagttaaataagaaatattaaaaatctaaagccAAGTTAAGATTTTGAAAGGGCATTTCTTCTCGAAATGACAACTAAAGACATGGGTACTTACTGGTTTTAAAGATTTGAGTGGCTGCTGTTTTATGTCTGTGGGGTGACACTGAAAGGGGGGTTTTGAGAGTTGTGGAGGGtagtttttcatcatttaaagaggagaagaagatgttGGTGGTTTTGAATAGAGCGGGTTTGGTTATGGAAGATGATAAGTTCAATTTCATGAAGCTGCAACAATTCTCCATGGCTGGCTTTGAGTTTGAGCAGGGTGGAGAGAAGCCACGACTTGGAATTTTTTTCTCCGCAAGTGGataatattaattgatattttttgtgataaggtgaaaatatttaatttggcAAAAATATTCtcgtttttttaaaactaattcccaccttttttttcttcaaaaaatcattCTTAGTTTCctatattttaggtttttttttctttgttggagctatattttttctttgtttttttgctatcaAAACCCATATTgtataaaacttttaattttgaatgatttgGTGGTTCTATTTGATTCCTATAAAGAAGAgcctaattaagaaaaaaaatcttaacaaaaaattatagaaatactTGATGATTAAATACTTTCAAGACGGTGTAATTAATATTCACCTTGTTCATGGTTAATTATGAGATCCTTTTATTAGTAATTTAGAAGATGGATCGTGTTCTTGccaattaaaaatagatttcagTAATTAAAACGAACCTGTAAAACCttactttattattaaatattagaaTTCTAAAAATGTttagatataaattaataagaaatataaagtattaaaattaaaaaaaataattaaattacatcaaaatttatggattctaattaatattttttaaattattattttctgctATTGTTGTAAAACCttactttattaattatttacattatgaattcataaaaaatagttCTTGCATTGTTTTTTACTCCACCGAACCGGAGAAAtagtgatgatattaaaaaataatctatacaatttttatttgtttatgaatgtatttatgatttatatttatgtcACATGtaatataattgaaaagaactattaaaataacaagggttcgtaataataatataatgtgTGAGTCAAGATTTGTCGGTAATAATTATTCTTAAGAGTTATATATTTATCCTAACTAATCTGAAAGATAATTCAACTGCCCATAAATCATAATGTTTACTTTAAGTCCACTTAAGAAtattttatatggtttaaaaattaaacttatttaatttaattgtcaagaatcaaaacatgtttatttgataaatatatattcaatttttttatttaataaatataagttCGAAGTATAAAGGGGTGCTTTTAAAAAGGTATGAAAAAGAGGTTTAACCTTGGTGAACGTGTAATTTAGACCgagcataaataaattatttatcagTGTGAGAATTTCCCTTTCAATAAATAAAGGCTATTCGTCTTCTTTTCACTATAAATGGCTACTAGTTCAGATGGTGTAGACAAGAGGGAGTAAATAATGGAGGAGGAAGAGATTGTGATGGTAGATGACATTGATGCGAACCAATGGATACCTCCAACATGGTGTTTAGTTGCAAGGCTGGCTAGGGACCGTCCTTTCAATGCTCAAGCATTTACGTACGAACACAATCAAGAATGCATGTGTGGCGCCCGCCCTGGAGAAGCATATCAGTTGGAGAAGAATCTCTTTATCAAACCCAGCCTGCAACCTAAACACACCCTACTCAAACTACCGCAtgctaaaaagtaaaaaccctgagaaaaaaaagagtcttGTTTACTCTTCTAAAACTTGTAAGCGTCAACAGAGAACTGAAGGAAAATAGACAGATGGTGAGGGAGTTTTAACATGGGGGTGGTATTGGTGGGGCGAGTTTTAGTATGGAGAAGCGTAAGGGTGAGTTGGTAGAGATAGCAGTGATGGGGATGGAGCCTTTCCGATGGAGAAACTAATGAGAGATGATATAATTATAACTGAAGTTGATTCATTCTAGTGGAAGAGAGGCGAAGGCTGTGGCACAGCCCCGCCTAGAGCTATGGTTCCGAACTGCGAGGGCCTGGTAACCTTCAAGCTTCAAGCAGTTAACAGATTACACGAGTTTATCCAGCTTGAAGCTCCCAGTCTAGTTTTCCTGATGGAAACaggactttaaaaaaaaatcatgaatttcagAAGGTTAATGAACGTATGGGGTTCAAAAGTTGCTGTAGATTGTGAGAGGGAAGGCAATAGGAGAAATGATGGGTTGGCTTTACTATCTGTACACTACATTGATACTGAGGTCTACCGTGATTCATTGTCAGAGCACAAGTGGAGGTTTGCAAGAGTGTCTGGCTGACCAGAGATCAGAAAAGGAGAGGACTTGGAAGTCATTACGAGATTTGAAGCCTTAGAATGATGGTGTTGTATTGGTGAATTTAATGAAGTTCTTTACTCCCATGCGAAGCAGGGTGGTTTGCCAAGAGATTTTGCACTCATGTAAACATTCAATCAAGCTTTGAATGATTGTAGTCTTCAAGATATTGGTTTCTTTGGGAACCAATATACATGGATAAATAATCAGATGTGTTGTGAATTTCCAATGGAGGAATTTGTTTCCTGGTGCTTCTCTTACACACCTTCCTCGTTTTGTTTCAGAACATTGTCTTATTCATTTGAACCTAAAAATTATTGGCTCTAATGAAAATGGCAGGAAGCgcccttttctttttgaggCGACGTGGCTGCGTGACCCAGCTTGTTCATAAACAATTCAGAGAGTATGGTTGAATCTGTCTTTGGATTCGCAGAATTTTTCCTTTGCTAATAGAATAGAAGCGTGTGGGAATGAACTGCAATAGTGGAGTTGGAAATACATTTGGCCATATGGCCAGGGCTCTGAAGGAGTACAGGAAAGAACTTGATAGGCTACAGTATTTGCCTCCCTCGGATGAGACTTTTAAAGCAGTGACAGATCTGTAAGAAGAGATAGATGGATTACTTAAAAAGGAGGAAATTATGTGGGCACAACGGTCTGGGTCTTCATGGAAGAAGGAAGGAGACAAGAACACACCTTACTTTTATGGAAAGGCATCTTAACGGATTGTGGTGGGGTCTGAGATTTGTGATTATGTTTTGAGTATTCTTAATAATGGAGAGGATCCTACTGCTATTAACTATGCTCATATTTGTTTGGTTCCAAAGGTTAATAACCAAGAATCACGCACTCAATTTCGACCAAGTAGCTTAAGTAACCTAGTTTTTAAACTGGTTGCTAAGATGATAGCTAAtagattgaaattaattttgccGAAGATAATTCATGAAACTCAAAGCGCTTTTGTTCCTAGTCGGTTGATCACTGATAATGCTTTGATAGAGTTTGAGTCTTTTCACAGAATGAGAAGGAGGAGAGGCCGTCAAGGATTTATGAGTCTGAAACTGGACATGTGTAAAGCATATGACAAGGTTGAATGGTCTTTTCTGCGGGGTATTATATTGAAGATGGGGTTCAATCACAATTGGGTCGATCTAGTAATGCGGTGTGTGACCACGGCTTCATACTCTATTCTGATTAATGGAATTCCAGGGGAGAATCTTAATCCTGAGAGAGGACTGAAGAAGGGGGCCCCGCTTTCTACATACCTCTTCCTACTACGTGCAGAATATGAGGATCATGAGAGAAAGATCTGCTTGACGGCTTGGGACATAATATGCAGAAACAAGTTAGGAGGAGGTTTGGGTTTTAGAAAGTTGATGTTGTTTCAATAAAGCTCTTTTATCCAAACAGGGTTGGAGGCTGCATAAGTTTCCTGATTCTTTGTTGGCAAGAATTCTTAAAGCAAGGTATTTTCCTCTGTCAAATTTTTGGCATGTTGGTTAGGGCTATAATCCTAGTTATACATGGCGTAGTGTAGTGGAGAGCCGTGAGCTTTTGGAGCATGGAACCAGGTGGATGGCGGGGGGTAGAACGAGGATAAAAATCTGGAAAGACAAGTGGCTACTGCGACATCATGGTGTTCGAGTGTGGTCTCCAATAATGAATCCTGATGCAAATGCTACTGCACATCAGCTAAAGGATACAGATACTCGCTCATGGAATGTTGGACTCCTCAATTCCACTCTCTACCCCTTTGAAGTGGAACAGATCACAGACATTCCTATTAGTTGGAAGCTTCCTGAGGATAAGTTGATATGGCATTATTCTAGGGATGGAAAATGGTGTCAAGAGTGGATACCAGGCGTGTACTTCCAGTGACCAGATGGAGAACGCAGAAAAGGACTGGTGGAAGACCTTTTAGAAACTCAGTATTCCTCCGAAGGTTATAAATTGTGTGGCGTGCTTATAAAGAAGCCCTACCTGCAAGATTAAACCTTGCTAAACGAGTGCAGATTGATGATGTATCCTATGTCAGATGTGGCTGCGAGGATAATATACATGTGCTCAAGGATTGTGGTTGGACAAGaagcattttgtttttgtcccCTGTATCTCCACGTTGTGATGATATGCAAGTTTCCTCCTTTTAGGTCATGGGTAATAGGTCCGCAGAGGTCAGTTGATAAGGATATATTAGAGCAATTCTGTGTTAATCGTATGGGCTTTGTGGAGGTCTAGAAATGAAGTATTTTTCAACAATGTGGTAGGAGACTCCCATCTCCCCATCCCTAAATTTCCTTCTTGATTATCAGATGGAAAACTATAAAC
This window contains:
- the LOC133673424 gene encoding uncharacterized protein At4g37920 isoform X2 yields the protein MENCCSFMKLNLSSSITKPALFKTTNIFFSSLNDEKLPSTTLKTPLSVSPHRHKTAATQIFKTSFKANSSIANAEVPVEVEVEVAEGYSMTQFCDKIDEDMEKHDKLLKEIQDNPTDLNAIVAKRRKDFTGDFFRYLALLSETCDSLEDRDGVARLVAKCMSAVSAFDNALESLETLDAAQAKFDDILNSSSVDAACEKIKSLAKAKELDSSLILLINSAWAAAKESTSVKNEVKDIMYSLYKAMKSSLRSIAPKEIKLLKHLLNIADPEERFSALAIAFSPGDDHEAKDPYALYTTPKELHKWIKIMLDAYHLNKEDTDIKEAKQMSQPVIIQRLFILKETIEEEYLEKTTFQTQPEGDTKSED
- the LOC133673424 gene encoding uncharacterized protein At4g37920 isoform X1 produces the protein MENCCSFMKLNLSSSITKPALFKTTNIFFSSLNDEKLPSTTLKTPLSVSPHRHKTAATQIFKTSFKANSSIANAEVPVEVEVEVAEGYSMTQFCDKVIDVFLNEKPRVKEWRKYLVFREEWNKYKESFYTRCKTRADRETDPTMKQRLISLASKVNKIDEDMEKHDKLLKEIQDNPTDLNAIVAKRRKDFTGDFFRYLALLSETCDSLEDRDGVARLVAKCMSAVSAFDNALESLETLDAAQAKFDDILNSSSVDAACEKIKSLAKAKELDSSLILLINSAWAAAKESTSVKNEVKDIMYSLYKAMKSSLRSIAPKEIKLLKHLLNIADPEERFSALAIAFSPGDDHEAKDPYALYTTPKELHKWIKIMLDAYHLNKEDTDIKEAKQMSQPVIIQRLFILKETIEEEYLEKTTFQTQPEGDTKSED